The Mariprofundus ferrinatatus DNA window CGCGCTTGACACCTTCGGCGTAGGAGCGTGCAGCAACCACACGATCCTGAGCCTTGCGCATCTTCGATGCCGCAACCATCTCCATCGCCTTGGTAATTTTACCGGTGTTCTGGATGGCCTTGATCTGAGTGCGAATTTCCTTGGCTGAAGCCACAATAGACTCCTATCAGTAAGTGCCGGTTGACTTGAAGTCAGCGACAGCTTTCTGAAGACCCTCTTCTACCTGCTCATTCAGTGCCGGGTTGGCATTCAGTCCTTCAACAAGCGAAGAACACTGAGAGTTAAGGTAAGCCAGGTATGCTTTTTCAAATGCTACAATCTTGTTTACTTCGATATCATCGAGGTCGCCGTTGTTCAGGGCGTAGAGTGAAGCAGTCATTTCAGCAACGGACTGAGGATTGTTCTCATCCTGTTTGAGAATCTGCATACCACGTTTGCCGCGCTCGATCTGCATGCGGGTAGCAGCATCAAGATCGGATGCAAACTGGGCGAATGCAGCCAGCTCACGGTACTGAGCAAGGTCAAGACGAAGACCGCCACCAACCTTCTTCATCGCCTTGGTCTGTGCAGCTCCACCAACTCGGGATACTGAGAGACCCGCGTTAATGGCTGGGCGCTGACCAGAGTTGAACAGGCTGGTCTCAAGGAAGATCTGACCGTCAGTAATGGAAATTACGTTGGTTGGTACGAATGCAGATACGTCGCCTTCCTGAGTCTCAATGATTGGCAGTGCGGTCAGGGAACCAGTTTTGCCGGTCACTTCACCATTGGTGAACTTCTCAACATAGGTTTCGTCAACACGTGATGCGCGCTCAAGCAGGCGGGAGTGCAGGTAGAATACGTCACCAGGGTATGCTTCACGGCCTGGAGGACGACGCAGGATCAGAGATACCTGACGGTATGCCCATGCCTGCTTGGTAAGGTCATCATATACGATAAGTGCGTCTTCGCCGCGATCACGGAAGTACTCGCCCATGGTGCAGCCGGAGTATGGCGCAATATACTGCAGTGCAGCAGACTCGGATGCAGATGCAGCTACGATGATGGTGTTATCCAGTGCACCATGCTCTTTCAGGGTACGTACTACGGATGCAACGGTGGAGGCCTTCTGGCCAACTGCTACGTAGACACATGTTACGCCAGTCTCTTTCTGGTTGATGATGGTATCAATAGCGATTGCTGTCTTACCTGTCTGGCGGTCACCAATAATAAGCTCACGCTGGCCACGACCTACAGGAACCATTGAGTCAATTGCCTTGATTCCAGTCTGAAGCGGCTGATCCACAGATTTACGCTCGATCACACCAGGAGCGATCTTCTCTACAGCGTCGAAACCTGAAGCCTTGATCGGACCCTTGCCGTCAACTGGCTGGCCAAGTGCGTTAACAACGCGGCCTTTCAGCTCTGGTCCAACCGGAACCTCAAAGATTTTACCGGTGCATTTTACTTCGTCGCCTTCACCAAGCTCGGTGAACTCACCGAAGATCACAGCACCAACGCTGTCCTCTTCAAGGTTGAGCACCATGCCCATGATTCCACCCGGGAACTCCAGCATTTCGCCGGCCATTGCCCCGGAGAGACCATGAATCAGCGCAACACCGTCACCAACGGAGATGATGCGACCGACATTGGCATCTGCAGCAGCAGCTTCAAAGCCTTTGATCTGTTCCTTAATAATCGAACTAATTTCTGCGGTATCGAGCTTCATATGTATATTCCTCTAATACTCAATCTGTTTGTTTACGCTGCCAAGGTACGGCGCAGGCCGTTAAGTTTTGCACGCAACGAGTAATCAATTTTACGGTCACCAATTCGAATAACCATGCCGCCGAGAATAGAGTTATCCTCTGAGACATTAAGCCGAACTTTTTTGCCGGTTGAAGCGGTCAGCGCAGCCGACAGCTTCTCCTGCAGGGCAGGGTCCATCGCGGTCGCAACAACCACGTCTGCCTCAAGCTCGCTTTCAGCCTGATGCAGCATCTCCTCCACAAAGGAGTGAATCTCAGAAAGCAACGATGCCTTACCGCGATCGGCCAGCAGCGCGACCAGACGATCTACTTCAGACGACACGCCGCCAGCAGACTTCACTATCACCTGCTTCTTCAGCTCAGCCGGATACTCAGGCGAAGCCAGAAAGTCAGCCACCTCATCGGTGGCTACAACTGCCGCGACCTTCTCAAGGTCGCCACGCAGGTCTGCGCCTTCCTGAATCAGATCGAACAGCGCGCGGGCGTATCGACGAGAGATCTGTGACGTGCTCATGCGTTACCAAACCCTGCACTGACGATACCCTCGACCAGCTTGGCGTGACGCTTGGCATCCAGTTCGGATTCCACAACACGCTCAGCTGCCAGCATGGCGATGTCAGCGACTTCAGAACGAAGAGTCTGACGAGCACGATTAAGCTCGGCATTCACCTCTTCACGTGCAGAGTCAACGATCTGCTGAGCCTCTTCACGCGCCTTGACCACTGCTGCTTCGTTGATTTCAGCTGCACGCTTCTCAGCTGATGCAATCACTTCTGAAGCCTTGGTGCGAGCCACCTTAAGCTGCTCGGCAATCTCAGCCTCGGCCTTCGCCTTGGCTTCTTTACCAGCATCCGCTGCGGCAAGTCCGTCTGCAATCTTCTGCGAGCGAGCTTCCATAAGGTCGGCCATTGGTCCATACAGGTACTTCTTCATCAGGAATACCAGTGTTAGGAACACAACGATCTGACCGATAAATGTCAGGTCTATACTCATACGACCTCCTCTTTAAATTCCAATGCTCTATCTATTAACCCAGGAATGGGTTTGCGAACAGGAACCACAGAGCGAAAGCCATGATGATGAATGGGAAAGATTCCATCAAACCTGCAAAGATGAACATGTTAAACATCAACTGTGGGCGCATTTCTGGCTGGCGGGAAATGCCTTCCAGAGCCTTCGAGCAGATGAGACCCCAGCCAATTGCAGAACCCATGCCTGCAGCAGCCAGGATAACGCCGACCGAAATTGCGGTTGCAGCTGTGATGATTGTTGTTGCGTCCATATTTATATACTCCTATCGTTATAAATAATCAGTGTTCTACCGGCTGATGTGCAATGGATAAGTACACCACCGTGAGAATCATGAAGATAAATGCCTGCAGCAGACCAATGAACAGGTGGAATGCAGACCATGCCAAGCCAACAAAGAAACCAGCTGCCATGCCAACCGCACCGCCGCCAAGCAGCAGGAAGGCAATCAACAGGAAGATAACTTCACCAGCAAACATATTTCCGAACAGTCGGAAGGAGAGGCTCAGAGGCTTGGCCAGCTCTTCAACGATTTTCAGAATAAGGTTAATAGGCATCACAATCGGCTTGAGGAATCCGGGCACCAGATTGGTGAACGGCTCCATCAGAAGCTCTTTGCAAAAATGAACAGGTTTGAGCTTAAACTCGTAGTAAAGCACCAGCGCAAAGACCGAGACAGCCATTGCAGCCGGAAGGTTAAGGTCGTTGGTCGGCACCGGACGGAAGTGGTCAACACCGAACAGATGTGCAACGTTACCGAGCAGGAAGGCAGGCAGAACGTCCAGTGTATTAATAAGCGCAATAAAGCAGAACACTGTAAATGCAAGCGGTGCAATCAGCGGGTTATGCACAGGGAAGTTGTCCTTCACGGTCTGATCGACAAACCCGACTACAGACTCCATGAAATTCTGGGCGCCTTTTGGCGCACCCTCAACAAGCCGGCCTTTCAGCCAGAGTGCAAACCCGAACATGGATGCAGCAACAACGATTGTGATGAGCATCGTATCAACATGGATTTGCATAAATGGATTGGACTCATCCAACTTAACAGTCCAATACTGCAGATGGCCGGCAATTCCGCCGTCGCCGTGACTCTGATCAGCCAAGTCCCTCTCCTTTCTGTTCTTTTCTAAAACTCACTATCGCAGAGATGAATACCACCGCCTGCGCTGCGAATATTCCTGCTGCAACAAACAGCAGATGCAAACCAGCCAGATATGCAATCGACAGCGCGGCAATCATCGCAACAAAACGAAGAACTGCCCCCGTATAGATCGACCGCTTGCCTGAATCAATATCCATGCCTTGCGTTCGATCCAGCCGCCTTGCAAGCCAGATCGCGTTCACCACCATTACAGCCACGCCGAATGCCAGTGATAACGCACCTTCGATCTGACCAAACAGCGCCAGAACGACAAACCCGAGAAGCCCGACCAACAGCTGCTGACGTACAATTCGTGATACTGCAGCAACTTTTACTAAAGACATTCAAGCCTCTTCAGGTTGAGCGAAGAGCCACATGTAATGTGATCACCCCTCCCCTCGAATAGAGCGTGCCGCATTATATCGGCAGCCACCCCGCTTAGCAAGCTAACTTTCTGCGCTTTTCACCCATCCAACAGTTACAGATGAAGTGCAGAAACCAGCCTTGATTATACCAGCCCTCCCAACGCCTGCCTGCACATTTCAAGCAGCGGATCAGGGAATACACCAATAGCCACAATAAGGATTGCAGTAACAATTACGGTAGCCTGCATTGGTTTACTTTCGATAAAGTTAAAAGCAACACGCTCCTCATCGAAATAGATATACTTCACTACGCGCAGGTAATAGAACGCACCGACCGCAGAGAAGAGAAGTGCAAACAGCACCAGGTAGAGATGCCCTGCTTCGACTGCCGCAATGAACACAACATACTTCGCCCAGAAGCCGCCTAGAAACGGGATGCCCGCCATTGAAAACATGAACAGTCCCATCGCCAGCGCATAACCGGGCCTGACCCTTGACAGGCCTGCAAAGTCATCCAGCAGTTCGCCCTGGATACCTTCTCGACGCATCAGGATAATGACAGCAAACACACCCATGGTCATAACCAGATAAATAGAGAGATACACAAGAATCCCTGAGAATCCGGCAGCCGTTCCGGCCAGCAGGCCAAGCATTACAAAACCCACATGACCAACGGTAGAATAGGCAAGCATACGCTTGATGTTGCGCTGGGCAATTGCAGCCAGATTGCCGATAGCAATCGTAAGCACAGCCATGCCGGTCAGGATTGCCTCGTACTGGGGCTGAAGTGATGGCAGCAGGTCAACGACGATACGCATGAAGACCACGAAACCCGCCACCTTCGGAGCAACGGACATGAATGCAGTAATCGGGGATGGTGCCCCCTCATAGGCATCCGGAGTCCACATATGGAAGGGTGCCATCGAGACCTTGAAGCCAAGGCCGGCAATGAGAAACACAAGACCAAGCATCACTGCGGCAGATGTCGCACCGCCACCCTGCGTAAGCTTCTCACCCATAACGGCAAACTCGAAACTTCCCGTTACCCCATAGAGGAATGTGACACCGTACAACAGCATACCGGAAGAGAGCGCGCCAAGAATAAAATACTTCAGCGCAGCCTCGTTGGCACGCAACACCTCGCGCTGGAATGCAACCAGCACGTAGACGGAGAGAGCCATCAACTCAAGACCGAGATACATGGTGACAAAGTTGTTGGAGGAGACCATCAGCATCATACCGAGCATGGCAAACAGCATCAGCACATAATATTCTCCGACATGCTTCTCATCCTTCATGAACTCCAGAGAGAGAATCATCGCCATAGCTGTGGCGATATAGATCAGAACCTTGCTGAAAACCGCGAACGAATCGAATACAAAGAAGCCGTAGAATGCCACCAGCGGCTCGCTGCTCTGCAGGCTGACGGTTGCAACACCGGCAACGATGGTGGTCAGAATTGCCAGATATGCGGTCACCTTGCTGCCCTTGGTGATAAAGACATCAATCAGCAACAGTGCCATTGCCATGATCGCAACAATCATCTCGGGCAACAGCGTGATCAGGTGATCAGGAAACGGGAACGGGAAAGTCACATTAGCCATGTTTTAATTCCTCAATGATGGGCTGCATCGACTACAGGCATCGCCTGAACCAGTGCGGCAGCTGCATCCAGCTTACTTGTTGTTGCCTGCGCAATCAGGTGTTCAACTGATACATGCAGTAGATCGAGTACTGGCACAGGATATAAACCCATCCAGAGAGTCAGCAGCATCAGCGGCACAAAGAAACCGAACTCACGCGCTGTCATATCCTTCATCGATTTAACCGAATCTTTAACCAGGTCACCCATCACAACACGCTTGTACATCCAGAGCGTATAACAGGCAGAAAGCACCACGCTTGTCGTGGCAGCAATCGCCACCCACTTGGTGGAGACATCCATATAGACAGGGTTAGCCTCAAAGGTACCTATCAGAACCATGATTTCGCCGACGAATGCAGATGCACCCGGTAATGCCACATTGGCCATACAGAAGAAGAGCATGACAGCAGCAAATACCGGCATCACATTCACCACACCACCGTAATCACCGATCTCACGCGTATGCAGCCGGTCGTACATGACACCGACACAGAGGAAGAGTGCAGCAGCCACGAAACCGTGTGAGATCATGCCGATCACCGCACCTTCAACGGCAGCCTGGGTGAACATGAATGTACCCAGTGTTACAAAACCCATGTGGGCAATTGATGAGTAAGCAATCAGGCGCTTCATATCCGTCTGCATCAT harbors:
- the atpB gene encoding F0F1 ATP synthase subunit A codes for the protein MADQSHGDGGIAGHLQYWTVKLDESNPFMQIHVDTMLITIVVAASMFGFALWLKGRLVEGAPKGAQNFMESVVGFVDQTVKDNFPVHNPLIAPLAFTVFCFIALINTLDVLPAFLLGNVAHLFGVDHFRPVPTNDLNLPAAMAVSVFALVLYYEFKLKPVHFCKELLMEPFTNLVPGFLKPIVMPINLILKIVEELAKPLSLSFRLFGNMFAGEVIFLLIAFLLLGGGAVGMAAGFFVGLAWSAFHLFIGLLQAFIFMILTVVYLSIAHQPVEH
- the atpH gene encoding ATP synthase F1 subunit delta yields the protein MSTSQISRRYARALFDLIQEGADLRGDLEKVAAVVATDEVADFLASPEYPAELKKQVIVKSAGGVSSEVDRLVALLADRGKASLLSEIHSFVEEMLHQAESELEADVVVATAMDPALQEKLSAALTASTGKKVRLNVSEDNSILGGMVIRIGDRKIDYSLRAKLNGLRRTLAA
- a CDS encoding NADH-quinone oxidoreductase subunit N encodes the protein MANVTFPFPFPDHLITLLPEMIVAIMAMALLLIDVFITKGSKVTAYLAILTTIVAGVATVSLQSSEPLVAFYGFFVFDSFAVFSKVLIYIATAMAMILSLEFMKDEKHVGEYYVLMLFAMLGMMLMVSSNNFVTMYLGLELMALSVYVLVAFQREVLRANEAALKYFILGALSSGMLLYGVTFLYGVTGSFEFAVMGEKLTQGGGATSAAVMLGLVFLIAGLGFKVSMAPFHMWTPDAYEGAPSPITAFMSVAPKVAGFVVFMRIVVDLLPSLQPQYEAILTGMAVLTIAIGNLAAIAQRNIKRMLAYSTVGHVGFVMLGLLAGTAAGFSGILVYLSIYLVMTMGVFAVIILMRREGIQGELLDDFAGLSRVRPGYALAMGLFMFSMAGIPFLGGFWAKYVVFIAAVEAGHLYLVLFALLFSAVGAFYYLRVVKYIYFDEERVAFNFIESKPMQATVIVTAILIVAIGVFPDPLLEMCRQALGGLV
- a CDS encoding ATP synthase subunit I encodes the protein MSLVKVAAVSRIVRQQLLVGLLGFVVLALFGQIEGALSLAFGVAVMVVNAIWLARRLDRTQGMDIDSGKRSIYTGAVLRFVAMIAALSIAYLAGLHLLFVAAGIFAAQAVVFISAIVSFRKEQKGEGLG
- the atpE gene encoding F0F1 ATP synthase subunit C, with amino-acid sequence MDATTIITAATAISVGVILAAAGMGSAIGWGLICSKALEGISRQPEMRPQLMFNMFIFAGLMESFPFIIMAFALWFLFANPFLG
- a CDS encoding F0F1 ATP synthase subunit B, whose amino-acid sequence is MSIDLTFIGQIVVFLTLVFLMKKYLYGPMADLMEARSQKIADGLAAADAGKEAKAKAEAEIAEQLKVARTKASEVIASAEKRAAEINEAAVVKAREEAQQIVDSAREEVNAELNRARQTLRSEVADIAMLAAERVVESELDAKRHAKLVEGIVSAGFGNA
- the atpA gene encoding F0F1 ATP synthase subunit alpha translates to MKLDTAEISSIIKEQIKGFEAAAADANVGRIISVGDGVALIHGLSGAMAGEMLEFPGGIMGMVLNLEEDSVGAVIFGEFTELGEGDEVKCTGKIFEVPVGPELKGRVVNALGQPVDGKGPIKASGFDAVEKIAPGVIERKSVDQPLQTGIKAIDSMVPVGRGQRELIIGDRQTGKTAIAIDTIINQKETGVTCVYVAVGQKASTVASVVRTLKEHGALDNTIIVAASASESAALQYIAPYSGCTMGEYFRDRGEDALIVYDDLTKQAWAYRQVSLILRRPPGREAYPGDVFYLHSRLLERASRVDETYVEKFTNGEVTGKTGSLTALPIIETQEGDVSAFVPTNVISITDGQIFLETSLFNSGQRPAINAGLSVSRVGGAAQTKAMKKVGGGLRLDLAQYRELAAFAQFASDLDAATRMQIERGKRGMQILKQDENNPQSVAEMTASLYALNNGDLDDIEVNKIVAFEKAYLAYLNSQCSSLVEGLNANPALNEQVEEGLQKAVADFKSTGTY